From Coffea arabica cultivar ET-39 chromosome 10e, Coffea Arabica ET-39 HiFi, whole genome shotgun sequence, one genomic window encodes:
- the LOC113711866 gene encoding protein DETOXIFICATION 27-like isoform X1 codes for MESAKSNELIQPLLVQDSALSTNSREKYIPAEGSGGDLSSRVWTESKKLWHIVGPSIFSRVVSYSMNVITQAFAGHLGEVELASVSIANTVIVGFNFGFLLGMASALETLCGQAFGAKRYHLLSTYMQRSWIVLSICCFMLLPFYLYATPVLKLLGQPDEVAELSGQLALWFVPMHFSFALQCPLQRFLQSQLKTGVLVWASLAALVIHVIISWVFVYQFDMGVIGAAVALDISWWVLVLGMLGYTVWGGCPQTWTGFSMQAFCGLWEFTRLSAAAGVMLCLENWYYRILILMTGNLKNATIAVDALSVCMGINGWEMMIPLAFFAATGVRVANELGAGNGKAAKFAAKVAVIQSTVIGIIFCGLILLLHNQIAYIFSSSSQVIAAVNKFSYLLALTILLNSVQPVLSGVAVGSGWQAWVAYVNLTCYYVVGIPAGIVLGWFLDLGVEGIWGGMIVGGTAVQTGILAIITIHRDWEKEAENASRNIQKLSCPIPDLLS; via the exons ATGGAGAGTGCCAAGAGCAATGAGCTTATTCAGCCACTATTAGTGCAAGATTCGGCGTTAAGTACAAATAGCCGGGAGAAGTACATACCAGCTGAAGGTTCAGGAGGAGACCTTAGCAGCAGGGTGTGGACAGAATCAAAGAAGCTATGGCACATAGTTGGGCCATCCATCTTCTCCCGCGTCGTCTCCTACTCCATGAACGTAATCACTCAAGCCTTTGCCGGCCACCTTGGTGAGGTTGAACTAGCTTCAGTCTCCATCGCCAACACTGTCATTGTAGGATTCAATTTCGGGTTCTTG CTGGGAATGGCGAGCGCATTGGAAACCTTATGTGGACAGGCCTTTGGGGCTAAAAGGTACCACTTGTTAAGCACATACATGCAAAGATCATGGATAGTTCTATCCATCTGTTGCTTCATGTTGTTGCCATTCTACTTGTACGCCACCCCCGTTTTGAAGTTGCTAGGCCAGCCGGACGAAGTCGCCGAGCTATCGGGGCAGCTTGCCTTGTGGTTTGTTCCGATGCATTTCAGCTTTGCACTTCAGTGCCCGTTACAGAGATTCTTGCAGAGCCAGCTGAAGACTGGGGTCCTGGTGTGGGCATCTCTGGCAGCTCTTGTGATTCACGTAATTATTAGTTGGGTTTTTGTGTATCAATTTGACATGGGTGTAATTGGAGCTGCTGTTGCCTTGGATATATCTTGGTGGGTTTTGGTTTTGGGTATGTTGGGATATACTGTTTGGGGTGGGTGTCCTCAAACATGGACTGGTTTCTCTATGCAGGCCTTTTGTGGTCTTTGGGAGTTTACAAGACTTTCTGCTGCTGCTGGTGTAATGCTTTG TTTGGAGAATTGGTATTATAGAATATTGATATTGATGACCGGCAACCTAAAGAATGCAACTATTGCTGTGGATGCTCTCTCCGTCTG CATGGGCATCAATGGCTGGGAAATGATGATTCCTCTAGCATTCTTTGCGGCAACCGG AGTAAGGGTAGCCAATGAACTCGGTGCGGGGAACGGAAAGGCAGCGAAATTTGCAGCAAAAGTGGCAGTTATCCAATCAACAGTGATAGGCATCATCTTCTGCGGCCTTATTCTGCTGCTCCATAACCAAATTGCTTACATTTTCTCATCAAGTTCCCAAGTTATTGCAGCAGTGAACAAGTTCTCGTACCTCTTAGCTCTCACCATTCTTCTCAACAGCGTTCAACCAGTGCTCTCCG GTGTAGCTGTAGGATCTGGTTGGCAAGCTTGGGTTGCATACGTGAATTTGACTTGTTATTATGTAGTTGGGATTCCCGCGGGAATCGTACTCGGTTGGTTCTTAGACTTGGGTGTTGAG GGTATCTGGGGCGGAATGATCGTTGGTGGAACTGCTGTGCAGACAGGGATACTAGCCATAATAACCATCCATCGCGACTGGGAAAAAGAG GCCGAAAATGCTTCCAggaatatccaaaaattgtcATGTCCAATTCCTGATTTGTTATCATGA
- the LOC113711878 gene encoding transcription factor bHLH94-like, which yields MALDAAIHVQDSFGYFFKEFYTLGGGGANGGGANGGWGYGYGFGLQEEKGFVEMLDSGMDHNLHGNWESSSSSVVMQNVKEWDPNSSPEACTADQLLLEGGSPAMEEPPESASTPAAGKRKRRRARTCKNKEELENQRMTHIAVERNRRKQMNDYLAVIRSMMPPSYVQRGDQASIIGGAINFVKELEQHLQTLEAQRRRNSQQEQENGTSPPLFADFFTFPQYSTRSSSTTLHSNTINSPVTTTTSDHQPQPSRAATDQNPSALADIEVTMAESHANLKILSKRRPRQLLKLVAGLQLLWLTVLHLNVTTTLDQKVLYSISVKLEEGCQLTTIDEIADAVNHLLGRIEEGAV from the exons atggcCCTTGATGCTGCAATTCATGTGCAAGATTCATTTGGCTACTTCTTCAAGGAATTTTACACGTTGGGAGGAGGAGGAGCAAATGGTGGAGGAGCAAATGGTGGATGGGGCTATGGCTATGGCTTTGGCTTGCAAGAAGAAAAGGGTTTTGTAGAGATGTTGGATAGTGGCATGGACCATAATTTACACGGGAATTGGGAGTCTTCATCTTCATCAGTTGTGATGCAAAATGTGAAGGAATGGGATCCGAATTCCTCACCGGAGGCTTGCACAGCTGACCAACTCCTTTTAGAAGGCGGCTCCCCTGCGATGGAAGAGCCACCAGAGTCTGCATCTACCCCGGCTGCaggcaagagaaaaagaaggcgCGCTAGAACTTGCAAGAACAAAGAAGAGTTGGAGAATCAGAGGATGACACACATTGCTGTTGAGCGGAATCGACGGAAACAAATGAATGATTATCTTGCAGTTATTCGATCCATGATGCCACCTTCCTATGTTCAAAGG GGAGACCAAGCCTCAATAATTGGAGGAGCAATTAATTTCGTAAAGGAGCTTGAACAGCATCTTCAAACCCTAGAGGCACAAAGGAGGAGAAATAGCcaacaagaacaagaaaatgGAACGTCACCGCCACTTTTTGCTGATTTCTTTACCTTCCCACAATACTCAACACGTTCATCTTCAACTACTCTTCACTCTAACACCATCAATTCACCAGTGACCACCACCACAAGTGATCATCAGCCACAGCCTAGCAGGGCGGCAACTGATCAGAACCCGTCAGCGCTAGCCGACATCGAGGTCACAATGGCCGAAAGCCATGCCAAcctcaagattctttcaaagaGACGTCCAAGACAGCTCTTGAAGCTAGTCGCTGGGCTTCAGTTGCTTTGGCTCACTGTTCTCCACCTTAATGTCACAACAACACTTGACCAAAAGGTTCTCTACTCTATCAGTGTTAAG
- the LOC113712653 gene encoding protein DETOXIFICATION 27-like, whose product MEEGLKKHLLQADQNGFKCLIDVHHKDEANDDEEKDLKTRVIIESKKLWQVAGPAIITRLANYSMNVVTQAFAGHLGDVELASISIANNVIVAFNFGLLLGMATALETLCGQAFGAKRYNLLGIYLQRSWIVLLLASILLLPMYIYATPILKLFGQPEDVAELSGLISIWFIPQHLGIAFQCSMQRFLQSQLRSDVVAYITTFTLVFHVFISWLMVHHFQLGVIGAAVALDISWWVSVFGLLIYIVGGWCPLTWTGFSVEAFSGLWEFLKVSSASGIMLCLEFWYNRILLLMTGNLKNATIAVDALSICMSINGWEMMIPLAFLASSRVRVANELGAGNGKGAKFAAKVSLVQSNIMGIIFCVLILIFHQQLALIFSYSKAVIKATDKFSLLMALTILLNSIQPVLSGIAIGSGWQSLVAYVNLGSYYVVGVPLGVVMGWVFNFGVEGIWGAMIFGGTALQTGILAVIALRRDWDNEARQAISHG is encoded by the exons ATGGAAGAAGGACTGAAGAAGCATTTGCTACAAGCTGATCAGAATGGATTCAAATGCTTGATAGATGTGCACCATAAGGATGAAGCGAATGATGATGAGGAAAAAGATCTTAAAACAAGGGTGATTATTGAATCAAAAAAGCTATGGCAAGTTGCTGGCCCGGCCATCATCACCCGCTTAGCCAATTACTCCATGAATGTCGTCACACAAGCCTTCGCTGGCCACCTTGGTGATGTAGAACTAGCTTCAATTTCCATAGCTAACAATGTCATTGTTGCTTTCAACTTCGGCCTTCTG CTTGGAATGGCAACAGCATTGGAGACACTATGTGGACAAGCATTTGGAGCCAAGAGGTACAATTTACTCGGCATATACTTGCAAAGGTCGTGGATCGTTCTGCTTCTGGCGAGCATTTTATTATTGCCAATGTACATTTACGCCACACCAATCTTGAAGCTGTTTGGCCAACCGGAAGACGTAGCTGAGCTATCTGGATTAATCTCAATTTGGTTCATACCCCAACATTTAGGCATTGCATTTCAATGCTCAATGCAGAGATTCTTGCAGAGTCAACTCAGGAGTGATGTGGTGGCATATATCACAACGTTTACGTTGGTGTTTCATGTGTTCATTAGTTGGCTTATGgttcatcattttcagcttGGAGTGATAGGTGCGGCCGTTGCTTTGGACATCTCTTGGTGGGTTTCGGTCTTCGGCTTGTTGATTTATATTGTCGGTGGTTGGTGTCCTCTAACATGGACTGGATTTTCCGTGGAAGCCTTCTCGGGGCTTTGGGAGTTTCTCAAAGTTTCTTCTGCTTCAGGAATCATGCTTTG CTTGGAGTTTTGGTACAATCGAATTTTGCTACTAATGACTGGCAACCTAAAGAACGCCACTATAGCTGTTGATGCACTATCAATATG CATGAGCATCAATGGATGGGAAATGATGATTCCATTAGCCTTTCTGGCATCAA GCAGAGTGAGAGTAGCGAATGAGCTAGGTGCAGGAAATGGAAAGGGAGCAAAATTTGCAGCCAAGGTGTCCTTGGTTCAATCCAATATTATGGGGATCATTTTCTGTGTGCTTATACTGATATTCCATCAGCAGTTGGCCCTCATCTTTTCATATAGCAAAGCTGTGATTAAAGCTACCGATAAATTTTCGCTTCTTATGGCTCTTACCATTCTGCTCAACAGCATACAACCAGTTTTGTCAG GGATCGCCATTGGATCAGGGTGGCAGTCATTGGTTGCCTACGTTAACTTAGGATCCTACTACGTTGTGGGAGTCCCGCTTGGTGTAGTTATGGGTTGGGTATTCAATTTTGGTGTTGAG GGAATTTGGGGCGCAATGATCTTTGGTGGAACTGCTTTGCAAACAGGAATTCTTGCTGTCATTGCATTGCGTCGAGATTGGGACAACGAG GCTAGACAGGCAATATCGCATGGATGA
- the LOC113711867 gene encoding putative clathrin assembly protein At4g40080 gives MVRPRKLREFIGRLKDNASLIKANLTTKRTVSSIKIAILRATSHSSTAAPPEHQLDAILSLGHDVHLPLACACVEAVLDRLHNTRSPYVALKCLFILHNIITHGSFILKEQLSFYPLTGGQNSLKLTRFSNKSNLENWELSQWVRWYASVLERNLITTRILGCYLCCTSSSSKFQENRNNKIAIRPPDCDLLKEIDSLVCMVEGICAAPESLHYQRLDLVHEFMLLVSEDYRFTQHQIITRLNELGDRTARMSYDDSAELICCLKRLEDCRMRLVEMFANRKRNDEFWDLVRQTRVGLEELNEKRDRGRMVVWKGWQDETTELTRFVDQRVMGTSEKSS, from the exons ATGGTTCGGCCAAGAAAGCTGCGAGAATTCATAGGCCGCCTCAAAGACAACGCTTCACTAATCAAAGCAAACTTAACCACAAAACGCACCGTTTCTTCGATAAAAATCGCCATCCTCCGCGCCACTAGCCACAGCTCCACCGCCGCCCCACCGGAGCACCAACTAGACGCCATCCTCAGCCTCGGCCACGACGTTCATCTTCCCCTTGCATGCGCATGCGTTGAAGCTGTCCTAGACCGTCTTCACAACACTCGGAGCCCTTACGTGGCACTGAAATGCCTCTTCATCCTGCACAACATCATTACCCACGGTTCCTTCATCCTCAAGGAACAGCTCTCTTTCTACCCTTTGACCGGCGGTCAAAATTCTCTGAAGCTGACAAGGTTTAGTAACAAGAGCAACCTTGAAAATTGGGAATTGTCCCAATGGGTCCGGTGGTACGCTAGTGTTTTGGAACGTAACTTGATCACTACCAGGATTTTAGGTTGCTACCTCTGTTGCACCTCCTCATcttcaaagtttcaagaaaatagAAATAACAAGATTGCTATTCGACCACCAGACTGCGATTTACTGAAAGAAATTGATTCTCTGGTGTGCATGGTTGAAGGGATTTGTGCTGCACCTGAGTCGTTACATTACCAAAGATTGGATTTGGTGCACGAATTCATGTTATTGGTGAGCGAGGACTATCGTTTTACTCAGCATCAAATTATCACAAGACTCAATGAGTTAGGTGACCGGACGGCGAGGATGAGCTACGATGACTCGGCCGAGTTGATATGCTGTTTGAAGAGGCTGGAGGACTGCAGGATGAGGTTAGTGGAAATGTTTGCAAACAGGAAAAGAAACGATGAATTTTGGGATTTGGTCAGACAAACCAGAGTGGGACTGGAGGAGCTGAATGAGAAGCGAGATAGAGGAAGAATGGTGGTGTGGAAGGGATGGCAAGATGAAACAACTGAGCTAACTCGGTTTGTTGATCAGCGAGTTATGGGAACGAGTGAG AAGTCTTCTTGA
- the LOC113712164 gene encoding E3 ubiquitin-protein ligase ATL15, with the protein MKTHLKHRISFLCFLCQLSHAVIKLKLVLMVLALPLLLQNAAAQNETLPSSSFPLPPPPPPPSKSESFSFDTKLRVNPSMAIIFVCLISAFFIMGCVSVSIRHCSEHSLDAITEDYNLGSRRRLRRAAARGLDSSVIDTFPMFLYSDVKGLKLGNGALECAVCLNEFEDDETLRLLPKCSHVFHPDCIGAWLASHFTCPVCRANLVVDPVELDDDDRGSDTHEPVNLSSNSISTQGFNNSTSQTGNVAIDIHIGSPEVINLSEPTIHTHTKKLRVNEKFPRAHSTGHSVIQPGEDCERFTLRLPEDIKNRLINSELSRAKSCVAFTRIRSSTKGYRRSESGGGGRNNSIDYERLDQVGRFDRWGFTINPPFFSRTGSTNDVINHSGEESAGNPKSLFRSGKNFKTSFERLFSSAQKEIDGERSFNRLRPDNSPV; encoded by the coding sequence ATGAAAACGCACCTAAAACATAGGATTTCTTTCCTATGTTTTCTTTGCCAACTCAGCCATGCAGTAATCAAACTCAAATTGGTTCTCATGGTTCTCGCTCTCCCACTGCTCTTACAAAATGCAGCCGCGCAAAACGAAACTCTGCCATCATCATCTTTTCCTctgccgccgccgccgccaccGCCGTCAAAGTCAGAAAGCTTTTCATTTGACACAAAACTTAGAGTAAACCCCTCGATGGCAATCATTTTTGTCTGCCTTATAAGTGCTTTCTTCATAATGGGGTGCGTCTCCGTGTCCATCCGCCATTGTTCCGAGCATAGCCTCGACGCCATAACCGAAGATTACAACCTTGGCTCACGCCGTCGCTTACGTCGGGCAGCGGCTCGTGGGCTCGACTCTTCAGTTATAGACACCTTCCCCATGTTCTTATATTCCGATGTTAAAGGGCTCAAGCTGGGCAACGGTGCGCTAGAATGCGCTGTTTGTTTAAACGAGTTTGAGGACGATGAAACGCTCCGTTTGCTTCCCAAATGCTCTCACGTCTTCCATCCAGACTGTATCGGAGCTTGGCTGGCATCCCACTTCACCTGCCCCGTTTGCCGGGCCAACCTTGTTGTGGATCCGGTCGAACTGGATGATGATGACCGTGGTTCAGACACTCATGAACCGGTCAATCTGTCATCTAACTCCATATCGACCCAAGGTTTCAATAACTCGACTTCTCAAACCGGTAATGTGGCTATTGATATCCATATTGGTTCACCCGAGGTGATAAACCTGTCTGAACCAACCATTCATACTCACACGAAAAAATTGCGAGTTAATGAAAAATTTCCTCGAGCACACTCAACTGGTCACTCAGTGATTCAACCAGGTGAAGATTGTGAGAGATTTACACTAAGATTACCGGAGGACATAAAAAATCGTTTAATTAACTCAGAGTTAAGCAGGGCGAAGAGTTGTGTGGCTTTTACTCGAATTAGAAGCTCGACAAAAGGGTATAGAAGGAGTGAAAGTGGTGGTGGTGGACGGAATAATTCAATAGATTATGAACGGTTGGATCAAgttggccgatttgataggtgGGGTTTTACAATTAACCCACCTTTCTTCTCTCGTACTGGTTCGACCAACGATGTAATTAACCATAGTGGGGAAGAGTCAGCAGGAAACCCCAAGAGCTTGTTTAGGTCCGgtaagaattttaaaacatcaTTTGAACGTTTGTTTAGCAGTGCTCAGAAAGAGATTGATGGGGAAAGATCGTTCAATAGGTTAAGACCAGATAATAGTCCGGTTTAA
- the LOC113711866 gene encoding protein DETOXIFICATION 27-like isoform X2: MESAKSNELIQPLLVQDSALSTNSREKYIPAEGSGGDLSSRVWTESKKLWHIVGPSIFSRVVSYSMNVITQAFAGHLGEVELASVSIANTVIVGFNFGFLLGMASALETLCGQAFGAKRYHLLSTYMQRSWIVLSICCFMLLPFYLYATPVLKLLGQPDEVAELSGQLALWFVPMHFSFALQCPLQRFLQSQLKTGVLVWASLAALVIHAFCGLWEFTRLSAAAGVMLCLENWYYRILILMTGNLKNATIAVDALSVCMGINGWEMMIPLAFFAATGVRVANELGAGNGKAAKFAAKVAVIQSTVIGIIFCGLILLLHNQIAYIFSSSSQVIAAVNKFSYLLALTILLNSVQPVLSGVAVGSGWQAWVAYVNLTCYYVVGIPAGIVLGWFLDLGVEGIWGGMIVGGTAVQTGILAIITIHRDWEKEAENASRNIQKLSCPIPDLLS, translated from the exons ATGGAGAGTGCCAAGAGCAATGAGCTTATTCAGCCACTATTAGTGCAAGATTCGGCGTTAAGTACAAATAGCCGGGAGAAGTACATACCAGCTGAAGGTTCAGGAGGAGACCTTAGCAGCAGGGTGTGGACAGAATCAAAGAAGCTATGGCACATAGTTGGGCCATCCATCTTCTCCCGCGTCGTCTCCTACTCCATGAACGTAATCACTCAAGCCTTTGCCGGCCACCTTGGTGAGGTTGAACTAGCTTCAGTCTCCATCGCCAACACTGTCATTGTAGGATTCAATTTCGGGTTCTTG CTGGGAATGGCGAGCGCATTGGAAACCTTATGTGGACAGGCCTTTGGGGCTAAAAGGTACCACTTGTTAAGCACATACATGCAAAGATCATGGATAGTTCTATCCATCTGTTGCTTCATGTTGTTGCCATTCTACTTGTACGCCACCCCCGTTTTGAAGTTGCTAGGCCAGCCGGACGAAGTCGCCGAGCTATCGGGGCAGCTTGCCTTGTGGTTTGTTCCGATGCATTTCAGCTTTGCACTTCAGTGCCCGTTACAGAGATTCTTGCAGAGCCAGCTGAAGACTGGGGTCCTGGTGTGGGCATCTCTGGCAGCTCTTGTGATTCAC GCCTTTTGTGGTCTTTGGGAGTTTACAAGACTTTCTGCTGCTGCTGGTGTAATGCTTTG TTTGGAGAATTGGTATTATAGAATATTGATATTGATGACCGGCAACCTAAAGAATGCAACTATTGCTGTGGATGCTCTCTCCGTCTG CATGGGCATCAATGGCTGGGAAATGATGATTCCTCTAGCATTCTTTGCGGCAACCGG AGTAAGGGTAGCCAATGAACTCGGTGCGGGGAACGGAAAGGCAGCGAAATTTGCAGCAAAAGTGGCAGTTATCCAATCAACAGTGATAGGCATCATCTTCTGCGGCCTTATTCTGCTGCTCCATAACCAAATTGCTTACATTTTCTCATCAAGTTCCCAAGTTATTGCAGCAGTGAACAAGTTCTCGTACCTCTTAGCTCTCACCATTCTTCTCAACAGCGTTCAACCAGTGCTCTCCG GTGTAGCTGTAGGATCTGGTTGGCAAGCTTGGGTTGCATACGTGAATTTGACTTGTTATTATGTAGTTGGGATTCCCGCGGGAATCGTACTCGGTTGGTTCTTAGACTTGGGTGTTGAG GGTATCTGGGGCGGAATGATCGTTGGTGGAACTGCTGTGCAGACAGGGATACTAGCCATAATAACCATCCATCGCGACTGGGAAAAAGAG GCCGAAAATGCTTCCAggaatatccaaaaattgtcATGTCCAATTCCTGATTTGTTATCATGA